Proteins found in one Polyangiaceae bacterium genomic segment:
- the secA gene encoding preprotein translocase subunit SecA — translation MLTWVAKKLFGTSNERAVRRMQPTVNAINELESKIQKLSDAELKAKTAEFKEQLDNGATLDDLLIEAFAVCREAGKRALKMRHYDVQLLGGMVLHQGKIAEMKTGEGKTLVATLPIYLNALEGKGVHLVTVNDYLAKRDAEWMGKLYNFLGLSIGTIVNQQPDHEKRAAYKMDICYGQNNEFGFDYLRDNLKFSTLDYAQRKLNYAIVDEVDSILIDEARTPLIISGPADAASEKYRTLNEVVARLRKDEHYNVDEKAFSATLTDEGVETVQRMIGLKNLYDPANVQSLHILNQLLKAHALYKRDQHYMVTPDGEVLIVDEFTGRVLPGRRWSDGLHQAVEAKENVRIHEESRTIATITFQNLFRMYDKLAGMTGTAETEAQEFHSTYELDVVVIPTNKPNVRADHQDVVYKTEREKFTAVIKEIMAEHEAGRPVLVGTTSVEKSAAIARILSKKKIQHHVLNAKHHENEAFVVAQAGRKGAITVSTNMAGRGTDILLGGNPEMLARREFKEAGKDPDLDAEEFEKLVKKFEKSCKKEHDEVIENGGLHIVGTERHESRRIDNQLRGRAGRQGDPGSTRFYLSLEDDLMRIFSGERVKNLMDRMGLPDDEPIEHPWVTKSVENAQRKVEERNFDIRKNLLEYDDVMNAQRKTVYSLRQSLLVGRYEPEEVDELGKPTGRVRKVEADPEIEKIVKPLVPKLISFFADPPLEALTDKEGKPRDPKKKDMAKIDKLVELESLQREIYQLWGVKLDIESRKKRTAAEVHDELLDMVMHGLSEQRERMLDLVDQVIAAIVEESCPENKPPEDWDWKNIRAGFKEHFQSKLDSEIEDIGDAEMLVRELYKLAEELYFKKEKELGVDIAMRVFRHIYLEAIDQAWQDHLSNMEHLRDGIGLRGYGQKDPKNEYKKEGYDLFLNMMAKVSGTVLMRFFEVEVQRQEDIEALEQVAAEEHQQLLEQAVARHPGAEGEAPDDVLGQMREAAASMPPPARASAPAAPKIGRNDPCPCGSGKKFKKCHGAALEDDEDDGGAEDQAQV, via the coding sequence ATGCTCACCTGGGTAGCCAAGAAGCTTTTCGGTACGTCGAACGAGCGCGCGGTCCGGCGCATGCAGCCGACCGTCAACGCCATCAACGAGCTGGAATCCAAGATCCAGAAACTGTCGGACGCAGAGCTCAAGGCAAAGACTGCAGAGTTCAAGGAGCAGCTCGACAACGGCGCCACCTTGGACGACCTCTTGATCGAAGCCTTCGCGGTGTGCCGCGAGGCCGGCAAGCGCGCCCTCAAGATGCGGCACTACGACGTGCAGCTCCTGGGTGGGATGGTGCTGCACCAAGGCAAGATCGCCGAGATGAAGACGGGCGAAGGCAAGACGCTCGTCGCCACCTTGCCCATCTATCTGAACGCGCTGGAAGGCAAGGGCGTGCACCTGGTCACGGTGAACGACTACTTGGCCAAGCGCGACGCGGAGTGGATGGGCAAGCTCTACAACTTCCTCGGGTTGTCCATCGGCACCATCGTGAACCAGCAGCCGGACCACGAGAAGCGCGCTGCCTACAAGATGGACATCTGCTACGGGCAGAACAACGAGTTCGGCTTCGACTACCTGCGAGACAACCTCAAGTTTTCCACGCTGGACTACGCCCAGCGCAAGCTCAACTACGCCATCGTCGACGAGGTGGACTCCATCTTGATCGACGAGGCCCGCACGCCGCTCATCATCAGCGGCCCGGCGGACGCCGCCAGCGAGAAGTACCGCACCTTGAACGAGGTCGTGGCGCGTCTGCGCAAGGACGAGCACTACAACGTGGACGAGAAGGCGTTCAGCGCCACGCTCACGGACGAAGGCGTAGAGACCGTCCAGCGCATGATCGGGCTCAAGAACCTGTACGACCCGGCCAACGTGCAGTCTCTCCACATCCTCAATCAGCTGCTCAAGGCCCACGCTCTGTACAAGCGCGACCAGCACTACATGGTCACACCGGACGGCGAAGTGCTGATCGTGGACGAGTTCACCGGCCGCGTGCTGCCCGGTCGCCGCTGGAGCGACGGTCTGCATCAAGCCGTGGAGGCGAAGGAGAACGTTCGCATCCACGAAGAGAGCCGAACCATCGCGACGATCACGTTCCAGAACCTGTTCCGCATGTACGACAAGCTCGCCGGCATGACGGGAACGGCAGAGACGGAAGCGCAGGAGTTCCACTCCACCTACGAGCTGGACGTGGTGGTGATCCCCACCAACAAGCCCAACGTCCGCGCCGACCACCAGGACGTCGTCTACAAGACCGAGCGCGAGAAGTTCACGGCCGTGATCAAGGAGATCATGGCGGAGCACGAGGCCGGGCGCCCGGTGCTGGTGGGCACCACCAGCGTGGAGAAGAGCGCCGCCATCGCGCGCATCTTGTCCAAGAAGAAGATCCAGCACCACGTGCTGAACGCCAAGCACCACGAGAACGAGGCCTTCGTGGTCGCGCAGGCCGGGCGCAAGGGCGCCATCACGGTGTCGACGAACATGGCCGGGCGCGGCACGGACATCTTGCTGGGCGGCAACCCGGAGATGCTCGCGCGTCGGGAGTTCAAGGAGGCCGGCAAGGATCCGGATCTGGACGCCGAGGAGTTCGAGAAGCTCGTGAAGAAGTTCGAGAAGAGCTGCAAGAAGGAGCACGACGAGGTCATCGAGAACGGCGGCCTGCACATCGTGGGCACGGAACGGCACGAGTCGCGCCGCATCGACAACCAGCTCCGCGGTCGCGCCGGGCGCCAGGGTGATCCGGGCTCCACCCGCTTCTACCTGTCGCTGGAAGACGACCTGATGCGCATCTTCAGCGGCGAGCGCGTGAAGAACCTCATGGACCGCATGGGCCTGCCGGACGACGAGCCCATCGAGCATCCCTGGGTCACCAAGAGCGTGGAGAACGCTCAGCGCAAGGTCGAGGAGCGGAACTTCGACATCCGCAAGAACCTGCTCGAGTACGACGACGTGATGAACGCCCAGCGCAAGACGGTGTACTCGCTACGCCAGTCCTTGCTGGTGGGTCGCTACGAGCCGGAAGAAGTGGACGAGCTGGGCAAGCCCACCGGACGCGTGCGCAAGGTGGAAGCGGATCCCGAGATCGAGAAGATCGTCAAGCCGCTGGTACCCAAGCTGATTTCCTTCTTCGCCGACCCGCCGCTCGAAGCCCTGACGGACAAAGAGGGCAAGCCGCGGGATCCCAAGAAGAAGGACATGGCCAAGATCGACAAGCTGGTGGAGCTCGAGTCCCTCCAGCGCGAGATCTACCAGCTGTGGGGCGTGAAGCTCGACATCGAGAGTCGCAAGAAGCGGACCGCGGCGGAGGTCCACGACGAGCTCTTGGACATGGTCATGCACGGCCTCTCCGAGCAGCGTGAGCGCATGTTGGACCTGGTAGACCAGGTGATCGCGGCGATCGTCGAGGAGAGCTGCCCCGAGAACAAGCCGCCGGAGGACTGGGACTGGAAGAACATCCGCGCCGGCTTCAAGGAGCACTTCCAGTCCAAGCTGGACTCCGAGATCGAGGACATCGGCGACGCCGAAATGCTCGTCCGCGAGCTCTACAAGCTGGCCGAGGAGCTCTACTTCAAGAAGGAGAAGGAGCTCGGCGTCGACATCGCGATGCGCGTGTTCCGTCACATCTACTTGGAGGCCATCGATCAGGCTTGGCAGGATCACCTGTCGAACATGGAGCACCTACGGGACGGCATCGGCCTGCGCGGCTACGGCCAGAAGGACCCGAAGAACGAGTACAAGAAGGAGGGCTACGACCTCTTCTTGAACATGATGGCGAAGGTCAGTGGCACGGTGCTGATGCGCTTCTTCGAGGTCGAGGTGCAGCGCCAAGAGGACATCGAAGCGCTGGAGCAGGTCGCCGCCGAAGAGCACCAGCAGTTGCTGGAGCAAGCCGTCGCGCGACACCCCGGCGCCGAAGGCGAAGCCCCGGACGACGTGTTGGGCCAAATGCGCGAAGCCGCCGCCAGCATGCCGCCGCCCGCTCGCGCCTCCGCTCCCGCCGCCCCCAAGATCGGCCGGAACGATCCGTGTCCCTGCGGCTCCGGCAAGAAGTTCAAGAAGTGTCACGGCGCCGCCTTGGAAGACGACGAGGACGACGGCGGCGCCGAAGATCAGGCGCAGGTCTGA
- the rseP gene encoding RIP metalloprotease RseP, with translation MDLLYFVILVSSLIFVHELGHFAFAKIFGVKVLTFSLGFGPKILRLRGRETEYCISLLPLGGYVKMLEASKTDIVLPEDKNRTFESLPIYKRIIVVLAGPMMNLVFPVLLYFSVFVTDGPFLPPTVGVVLPGHPAAGKLFPGDRIMAVNGQDVGTFDELKRIVSKNPSKPVRFTVFRDNKQVEVEVTAEETVERRELDIVERVGTVGIQPSAPAAVIGIANTDSPAFRAGLRSFDVITHVAGQPVRRFMDLDRALSENRGETVPVTYLRPVTVPEALGGLANMAVFESGVVALTPDASGTDLSSSTGIELADLYAAVVPEDSYLHKAGLRPGDKILRLDDEPVPAWSTFRERVLAAPDRPHRIDYLAAREGRERSGTFQMRREDFTDEHGQTFARYVLRVQHWIPLAPEKQVDHPTPVRYAMEKAIEETVDVTRFVMIGIVRLAQGRISLKSLSGPITIYEVAGEEGRKGPDFFVWVMALISINLGLVNLLPIPVLDGGHLMFFAIEAVLRRPLPLRVREIAHLVGMMILVGLMALAFKNDVERRWDVIVGQLRELTG, from the coding sequence ATGGACCTCCTCTACTTCGTCATCCTGGTGAGCTCACTCATCTTCGTCCACGAGCTCGGACACTTCGCCTTCGCCAAGATCTTCGGCGTCAAGGTGCTCACCTTCAGTCTGGGCTTCGGCCCGAAGATCCTGCGGCTCCGGGGCCGGGAAACGGAGTATTGCATCAGCCTGCTGCCCCTGGGCGGCTACGTGAAGATGCTGGAAGCGAGCAAGACGGACATCGTCTTGCCGGAGGACAAGAACCGCACCTTCGAGTCCCTGCCCATCTACAAGCGCATCATCGTGGTGCTGGCCGGGCCAATGATGAACCTGGTGTTCCCGGTCCTCCTGTACTTCTCCGTGTTCGTCACCGACGGGCCCTTCCTGCCGCCCACGGTGGGCGTGGTGCTGCCGGGCCACCCTGCGGCGGGCAAGCTGTTTCCCGGCGACCGCATCATGGCGGTGAACGGGCAAGACGTCGGTACCTTCGACGAGCTCAAGCGCATCGTCAGCAAGAACCCGAGCAAGCCGGTGCGCTTCACGGTGTTTCGCGACAACAAGCAGGTGGAGGTGGAGGTCACCGCGGAGGAGACCGTCGAGCGCCGCGAGCTCGACATCGTCGAGCGGGTGGGCACCGTGGGCATCCAGCCCTCCGCCCCGGCCGCCGTGATCGGCATCGCCAATACGGATTCCCCAGCGTTTCGCGCGGGCCTCCGGAGCTTCGACGTCATCACCCACGTGGCCGGGCAGCCCGTGCGGCGCTTCATGGATCTCGATCGCGCGCTGTCCGAAAACCGCGGCGAGACCGTGCCGGTCACGTACCTGCGGCCGGTGACGGTCCCGGAAGCACTGGGCGGATTGGCGAACATGGCGGTGTTCGAGTCCGGCGTGGTCGCGCTCACGCCGGACGCCAGCGGAACGGATCTCTCCTCCAGCACCGGCATCGAGCTGGCAGATCTGTACGCCGCGGTGGTTCCGGAAGACAGCTACCTGCACAAGGCCGGCTTGCGCCCCGGAGACAAGATCCTGCGCTTGGACGACGAGCCCGTCCCTGCTTGGTCCACCTTTCGCGAGCGCGTGCTGGCGGCGCCGGATAGACCCCACCGCATCGACTACCTGGCCGCCCGGGAGGGTCGTGAGCGCTCCGGAACGTTCCAGATGCGGCGCGAGGACTTCACGGACGAGCACGGTCAGACCTTCGCGCGTTACGTGCTCAGGGTGCAGCATTGGATCCCCCTGGCGCCGGAGAAGCAGGTCGACCACCCGACGCCGGTTCGCTACGCGATGGAGAAGGCCATCGAAGAGACGGTAGACGTCACGCGTTTCGTGATGATCGGCATCGTGCGCTTGGCCCAGGGACGGATCAGCCTGAAATCTCTATCCGGTCCCATCACCATCTACGAGGTGGCGGGGGAGGAAGGACGCAAGGGCCCCGACTTCTTCGTGTGGGTGATGGCCCTCATCAGCATCAACCTGGGGCTCGTGAATCTGTTGCCCATCCCGGTGCTCGATGGCGGACATCTGATGTTCTTCGCCATAGAGGCCGTGCTGCGCCGACCGCTGCCGCTCCGGGTGCGAGAGATCGCCCACTTGGTGGGCATGATGATCCTGGTCGGCCTGATGGCGCTGGCCTTCAAAAACGACGTGGAGCGTCGCTGGGACGTGATCGTCGGTCAGCTGCGCGAGCTCACCGGGTGA
- a CDS encoding MYXO-CTERM sorting domain-containing protein has product MSIRIRAPRAWVWYSLVFAAGVIPACSGEDDASQLGKKSSALVVDLVTYTFEGATPNETAPTTVDSGVTASNISREGATTSVTFNAGNPGSSMNSGNWVNTSAGTDWYTFTVTPNAGTSVSLSTLGFDTYRSSTGPTSFEAYVVQGSTVTSVGTGTIVASTWTSESLPLSAAAGPYTQPFSIRIAAYGASGTSGTFRIDNVALAGEVNSTGDAGTGGSAGAGGAAGAAGAAGAAGAAGAAGAAGAAGAAGAAGAGGAAGAAGAGGAGATGGTGATGGTGATGGTGATGGTGATGGFGATGGFGGGLDAGLGGSKSSGSGSSDDSGCGCSVPGQNESNGNSLALLGLAGAAMVFSRRRRRHA; this is encoded by the coding sequence ATGTCGATTCGCATTCGCGCTCCACGCGCTTGGGTCTGGTATTCGCTCGTATTCGCTGCTGGCGTCATCCCGGCATGTTCAGGGGAGGACGACGCCTCTCAGCTCGGCAAGAAGTCGAGCGCGCTGGTCGTCGACCTGGTGACGTACACGTTCGAGGGCGCTACGCCGAACGAAACGGCTCCAACGACGGTCGATAGCGGGGTTACCGCGAGCAACATCTCTCGCGAAGGAGCTACTACCTCGGTTACGTTCAATGCGGGAAACCCCGGCAGCTCGATGAACTCCGGCAACTGGGTCAACACGTCCGCCGGTACGGATTGGTACACGTTCACGGTGACGCCGAACGCCGGCACGTCGGTGTCGCTTTCGACGCTCGGCTTCGACACCTACCGATCGAGCACCGGGCCCACCAGCTTCGAAGCGTACGTCGTGCAAGGCAGTACCGTAACGTCGGTCGGCACTGGAACCATCGTTGCCAGCACATGGACGTCCGAATCACTCCCCCTGAGTGCGGCGGCCGGCCCGTACACCCAGCCGTTCTCGATCCGCATCGCTGCGTACGGTGCCTCCGGCACCAGCGGCACCTTCCGTATCGACAACGTGGCTCTGGCTGGCGAGGTCAATAGTACCGGAGACGCCGGTACTGGCGGTTCGGCAGGCGCAGGCGGCGCGGCAGGTGCTGCGGGCGCGGCCGGTGCCGCGGGCGCGGCCGGTGCGGCCGGTGCTGCGGGCGCAGCGGGTGCTGCGGGCGCAGCCGGTGCTGGAGGCGCAGCCGGTGCTGCGGGTGCCGGTGGAGCGGGCGCGACCGGCGGCACGGGTGCAACCGGGGGCACGGGTGCAACCGGGGGCACGGGTGCAACCGGGGGCACGGGTGCAACCGGTGGCTTCGGTGCGACCGGCGGCTTCGGTGGTGGCTTGGACGCGGGTCTCGGCGGCAGCAAGAGCAGCGGCTCGGGCTCGAGTGACGATAGCGGCTGCGGCTGCAGCGTCCCGGGTCAGAACGAGTCCAACGGCAACTCGCTGGCACTGCTGGGCCTGGCGGGAGCCGCGATGGTTTTCAGCCGTCGTCGTCGCCGACACGCCTGA
- a CDS encoding acyl-CoA thioesterase, which produces MTSVPRGKTPRECRVQLHQLMLPEHANAYGNVHGGLIMKMVDETGGIAAMRHAQRPCVTVAMDSMTFVSPVHVGELLACVASVNFVGKSSLEVGVRVHAENPITGEVTHTNSAYLVYVALDDDGNPTSVPPLVLETEDERRRFREAEERQQARLTRRKK; this is translated from the coding sequence ATGACCAGCGTTCCGCGCGGAAAGACGCCGCGAGAGTGCCGTGTGCAGCTCCACCAGCTGATGCTCCCCGAACACGCCAATGCCTACGGCAACGTGCACGGCGGCCTGATCATGAAGATGGTGGACGAGACCGGCGGCATCGCCGCCATGCGCCACGCGCAGCGGCCCTGCGTGACGGTGGCGATGGACTCGATGACGTTCGTCTCGCCCGTGCACGTGGGCGAGCTCTTGGCCTGCGTGGCGAGCGTGAACTTCGTGGGCAAGAGCTCTCTCGAGGTCGGCGTGCGCGTGCACGCGGAGAATCCCATCACCGGCGAGGTCACGCATACGAACTCCGCGTATCTCGTGTACGTCGCGCTCGACGACGACGGCAACCCCACCAGCGTGCCGCCGCTCGTTCTCGAAACCGAGGACGAGCGACGGCGGTTCCGCGAGGCGGAGGAACGTCAGCAAGCGCGCCTCACCCGACGCAAGAAGTGA
- a CDS encoding LysR family transcriptional regulator, with translation MHVVQLRNLDLNLLVVLDALLETENVKTAASRLGLSASATSHALARLRELLDDPVLVRSGRALSATPRAARLRPVVRRLLTDVEQALTPERALDPATLTRAFALAATDYAELVVAVPVGELCAREAPGVNLYSKPLRDLQGQLRSGDADLAIGVFRSPSDDILTEELFRDELVCLLRRGHTALRKPLNLAAYAALDHVLVAPRGSPRGTVDEALAARGLSRRVARTVSNFLVAPHLVAREDFVLTVSARIAALFAEDLGLVTRKPPIDVGSYGVSMAWHLRNDADPAHLWLRTVLRRVKGTLGPVPRPKGRGRSVSGA, from the coding sequence CTGCATGTTGTGCAGCTCAGAAATCTGGACCTGAATCTGTTGGTGGTGCTCGATGCCCTGCTCGAAACCGAGAACGTGAAGACCGCAGCGTCGCGCCTCGGCCTTTCCGCGTCCGCCACCAGTCACGCCCTGGCCCGCCTGCGAGAGCTGCTCGACGATCCCGTGCTGGTGCGCTCCGGCCGCGCCCTCTCGGCCACACCACGCGCTGCGCGACTGCGCCCCGTGGTGCGCCGGCTGCTCACCGACGTGGAGCAGGCACTGACCCCGGAGCGCGCGCTCGATCCAGCGACCCTCACGCGGGCTTTCGCCTTGGCGGCGACGGACTACGCAGAGTTGGTGGTGGCCGTCCCCGTCGGCGAGCTGTGCGCTCGCGAAGCACCCGGCGTGAACCTGTACTCCAAGCCCCTGCGGGATCTCCAAGGCCAGCTCCGGAGCGGCGATGCGGATCTGGCCATCGGCGTGTTCCGCTCGCCGAGCGACGACATCCTGACGGAAGAGCTATTTCGGGATGAATTGGTTTGTTTGTTGCGGCGCGGACACACCGCGTTGCGGAAGCCCCTGAACCTCGCGGCCTACGCCGCCCTGGATCACGTGCTCGTGGCTCCCCGCGGCAGCCCCCGCGGCACGGTGGACGAAGCCCTGGCGGCGCGAGGTCTCTCTCGACGCGTGGCGCGCACGGTATCGAACTTCCTCGTCGCGCCGCACTTGGTCGCGCGGGAAGACTTCGTGCTCACGGTTTCCGCGCGCATCGCCGCCCTGTTCGCCGAAGACCTCGGCTTGGTCACGCGCAAGCCGCCGATCGACGTCGGCAGCTACGGCGTGTCCATGGCCTGGCACCTGCGAAATGACGCGGATCCCGCCCATTTATGGCTGCGCACCGTGCTGCGACGGGTGAAAGGGACGCTGGGCCCGGTGCCGCGGCCCAAGGGCCGCGGCAGGTCTGTCAGTGGAGCGTAG
- a CDS encoding Sun protein produces the protein MGRDRRSAARAHRVKTDARSIAARVVTRVERDGAFAAAALDAELARHPELDPRDRALATELSYGTLRCRAALLTRLSRFAPRGLGKTHPAAVAHMLVAAYQILLLDRVPAHAAVNAAVGAITREQGKRVAGFANAVLRKVASAPLELSRGQAVVESVPPWLWERLTAAVGDDEARALVGADPGRGVKVGVRVVGDAPLPAWLEEAEPGRASPRARLLTGGGDLRLREGFAEGRFVIQEEGAQVVGLALGARPGERVLDACAGRGQKTTLLAEQVGAAGEVWATDLYPEKLAALDSESARLGLSAVHTAGVDWTVGSGGVPEAFDRVLVDAPCTGVGTLERRPEIAHRLRAEDPARLAKLAEQILRRALRHAKPGGRVVFAVCSVLPEEGPALCKRVSDVLEAAPFDAPELAHLLTPGATSSFLLPHRHGTEGYFVASFRRPA, from the coding sequence CTGGGACGTGATCGTCGGTCAGCTGCGCGAGCTCACCGGGTGAAGACGGACGCTCGCAGCATCGCCGCGCGGGTGGTCACGCGCGTGGAGCGCGACGGCGCCTTCGCCGCGGCGGCCCTCGACGCGGAGCTCGCGCGGCATCCGGAGCTCGACCCCAGGGATCGCGCACTGGCGACGGAGCTCAGCTACGGCACCTTGCGCTGTCGCGCCGCGCTGCTCACGCGGCTGTCGCGCTTCGCGCCGCGCGGGCTCGGCAAGACGCATCCGGCGGCGGTCGCCCACATGCTGGTGGCGGCCTATCAGATCCTGCTCCTCGATCGCGTGCCCGCCCACGCGGCGGTGAACGCCGCGGTCGGTGCCATCACCCGGGAGCAGGGCAAGCGCGTCGCGGGTTTCGCCAACGCGGTGCTGCGCAAAGTCGCCTCCGCACCGCTCGAGCTCTCGCGTGGCCAGGCGGTGGTGGAGAGCGTGCCGCCCTGGCTCTGGGAGCGGCTCACCGCTGCGGTGGGAGACGACGAAGCGCGCGCTCTCGTGGGCGCGGACCCGGGGCGCGGCGTGAAGGTCGGCGTGCGCGTGGTGGGTGACGCACCGTTGCCCGCGTGGCTGGAAGAGGCGGAGCCAGGGCGCGCTTCCCCCCGCGCGCGGCTGCTCACCGGCGGCGGCGATCTACGCCTGCGCGAAGGCTTCGCGGAAGGCCGCTTCGTGATTCAAGAAGAGGGCGCGCAGGTCGTGGGTCTCGCCCTCGGTGCCCGCCCGGGAGAGCGCGTGCTCGACGCCTGCGCGGGGCGCGGTCAGAAGACCACGCTGCTCGCGGAGCAAGTGGGCGCTGCCGGCGAAGTGTGGGCCACGGATCTGTACCCCGAGAAGCTCGCGGCCCTCGACAGCGAGAGCGCGCGCCTCGGGCTCTCGGCCGTGCACACCGCGGGCGTGGACTGGACCGTGGGCAGCGGCGGCGTGCCGGAAGCCTTCGACCGCGTGTTGGTGGACGCCCCCTGCACCGGCGTCGGCACTCTCGAGCGCCGCCCGGAGATCGCCCATCGCTTGCGCGCCGAAGATCCCGCGCGGCTGGCCAAGCTCGCGGAGCAGATCCTGCGTCGCGCCCTCCGCCACGCGAAGCCGGGCGGTCGCGTGGTGTTCGCGGTCTGCAGCGTGTTGCCGGAAGAAGGCCCCGCGCTGTGCAAGCGGGTCTCCGACGTGCTCGAAGCGGCACCCTTCGACGCACCGGAGCTCGCGCACCTGCTCACGCCCGGCGCCACGAGCTCCTTTCTGTTGCCCCATCGGCACGGAACGGAAGGCTACTTCGTCGCGAGCTTCCGCCGGCCGGCGTGA
- a CDS encoding DUF4336 domain-containing protein, whose protein sequence is MLRSVADGLWVVEHPLKIAGLALGSRMTVARLSDGSSWLHSPVRFVPSTDVRAVGPVSAIVAPSKVHHLMVKDWTDAYGDARLFGAPGLSQKRPDLSFHTELGDEAPPEWDGVLDQLVIRGAPWVNEVLFLHRPSRTLIVTDAAFNIPAAPDWWTRGYLRAFGALGGFAQSRMFKLCVRDRRAVRESIDRVLAWDFDRVIVTHGEILESGGKRAIEDVFAWL, encoded by the coding sequence GTGCTCCGGAGTGTGGCGGACGGGCTTTGGGTGGTCGAGCACCCCCTGAAAATTGCGGGCCTGGCTCTGGGTTCGCGGATGACCGTGGCCCGCCTCTCGGATGGCTCCAGTTGGCTCCACTCGCCGGTGCGCTTCGTGCCGTCCACCGACGTTCGAGCCGTCGGTCCCGTGAGCGCCATCGTCGCGCCGAGCAAGGTCCACCATCTGATGGTGAAGGACTGGACCGACGCTTACGGCGACGCCCGGCTGTTCGGTGCACCCGGGCTCTCGCAAAAGCGGCCGGACCTGTCCTTCCATACCGAGCTCGGCGACGAAGCTCCCCCGGAGTGGGACGGCGTGCTCGATCAGCTCGTGATCCGCGGCGCGCCCTGGGTCAACGAAGTGCTGTTTCTGCACCGGCCATCGCGCACGTTGATCGTGACGGATGCGGCGTTCAACATCCCCGCCGCTCCGGACTGGTGGACTCGCGGCTATCTGCGCGCCTTCGGAGCGCTCGGTGGCTTCGCCCAGAGCCGGATGTTCAAGCTCTGCGTCCGCGATCGCCGTGCCGTACGGGAAAGCATCGACCGCGTTCTTGCGTGGGACTTCGATCGCGTGATCGTCACCCACGGAGAGATCTTGGAGAGCGGTGGCAAGCGCGCCATCGAAGACGTGTTCGCCTGGCTCTGA
- a CDS encoding SDR family oxidoreductase, which produces MTILITGATGTIGTQTLKALEREGATALCGVRTPRGEHDVKLDLEDTASLDAALKGVTQLLLITPFVEHFEPLAERALDAAKRAGVSHVVRLSAAGVSPDASFDLARQHGRVEEALKASGLAHTIVRPLFFQDNFVKFQADTIKKDGAFYGASKGGKSAYLSSRDIGRVLAKILVDPAPHAGKTYSLTGPEALSDEQVAEVIGEARGRTVRYVDLPPEQLAAGMRSSGAPDWMVEGIVALEAIKANGWAAEVSPVVKDVLGEEGQRFDAFIAEHVDAFR; this is translated from the coding sequence ATGACCATCCTGATCACCGGAGCTACGGGAACCATCGGCACGCAGACCCTGAAGGCGCTCGAGCGAGAGGGCGCCACGGCGCTCTGCGGTGTGCGCACGCCGCGCGGCGAGCACGACGTGAAGTTGGATCTGGAAGACACCGCCAGCCTCGACGCCGCGCTGAAAGGTGTCACGCAGCTCTTGCTGATCACGCCCTTCGTCGAGCACTTCGAGCCCCTGGCGGAGCGCGCGCTCGACGCTGCGAAGCGTGCGGGCGTCTCCCATGTGGTGCGGCTGAGCGCGGCCGGCGTCTCTCCCGACGCCAGCTTCGACCTCGCACGGCAGCACGGTCGCGTGGAAGAAGCGCTGAAGGCGAGCGGTCTCGCCCACACCATCGTCCGGCCGCTCTTCTTCCAGGACAACTTCGTGAAGTTCCAAGCGGACACCATCAAGAAGGACGGCGCCTTCTACGGCGCCTCCAAGGGTGGCAAGAGCGCCTACCTGAGCTCCCGCGACATCGGCCGCGTGCTGGCGAAAATCCTGGTGGATCCCGCCCCCCACGCGGGAAAGACCTACTCCCTGACGGGGCCCGAGGCGCTATCCGACGAACAGGTGGCGGAAGTCATCGGCGAGGCGAGGGGACGCACCGTACGCTACGTGGACCTGCCGCCGGAGCAGCTCGCCGCCGGCATGCGCTCGAGCGGCGCTCCGGATTGGATGGTGGAGGGCATCGTCGCTCTCGAAGCGATAAAGGCCAACGGCTGGGCCGCGGAGGTGTCACCCGTGGTGAAGGACGTCTTGGGTGAAGAAGGGCAGCGCTTCGATGCCTTCATCGCCGAGCACGTAGACGCGTTCCGGTGA